A genomic stretch from Erwinia sp. E_sp_B01_1 includes:
- a CDS encoding ribbon-helix-helix domain-containing protein, translating into MGQPLTRVITAHVPIEMAEKLDEMAAAYDRSRGWLIKQALAAIIEQEERRHQLTLDALNAVDEGRVVEHNDVVKWANSLGTDKTLPLPKSGR; encoded by the coding sequence ATGGGCCAACCATTAACACGCGTCATTACTGCACATGTACCGATAGAAATGGCAGAAAAATTGGACGAAATGGCAGCTGCTTACGATCGTTCACGCGGCTGGCTTATCAAGCAAGCGCTTGCGGCCATCATTGAACAGGAAGAAAGGCGTCATCAACTTACCCTGGATGCTCTTAATGCTGTTGATGAGGGCAGAGTTGTTGAACACAATGACGTCGTGAAATGGGCGAATAGTCTGGGGACAGACAAAACACTTCCCCTCCCCAAATCAGGAAGATAA
- a CDS encoding type II toxin-antitoxin system RelE/ParE family toxin — MRFIWTDPALEDLDRVYHFLAKVNPRAAAKAIQSLVNAPAHLITHPRHGAVLSEFEPREVRRLIVGQYEMRYELKINDIYLLHVWHTKEDR; from the coding sequence ATGCGTTTTATCTGGACTGACCCTGCCTTAGAGGATTTAGACAGGGTTTATCACTTTCTTGCAAAGGTCAATCCCAGGGCCGCAGCCAAAGCCATTCAATCCTTAGTTAACGCACCTGCTCATCTAATAACTCATCCCCGGCACGGCGCTGTTTTGAGTGAATTTGAGCCCCGGGAAGTTCGCAGGTTGATCGTTGGTCAATATGAAATGCGCTATGAACTCAAAATCAATGATATCTATCTCCTGCACGTATGGCATACGAAAGAAGATCGCTGA